In the Streptomyces sp. BHT-5-2 genome, one interval contains:
- the carB gene encoding carbamoyl-phosphate synthase large subunit, translating to MPKRTDIQSVLVIGSGPIVIGQAAEFDYSGTQACRVLKSEGLRVILVNSNPATIMTDPEIADATYVEPITPEFVEKIIAKERPDALLPTLGGQTALNTAISLHEAGTLQKYGVELIGANVEAINKGEDRDLFKEVVEAVRRKIGHGESARSYICHSMDDVLKGVEELGGYPVVVRPSFTMGGAGSGFAHDEEELRRIAGQGLTLSPTTEVLLEESILGWKEYELELMRDKHDNVVVVCSIENFDPMGVHTGDSITVAPAMTLTDREYQILRDIGIAVIREVGVDTGGCNIQFAVNPEDGRVIVIEMNPRVSRSSALASKATGFPIAKIAARLAVGYTLDEVPNDITEQTPASFEPTLDYVVVKVPRFAFEKFPAADATLTTTMKSVGEAMAIGRNFTEALNKALRSMEKKGSQFAFTGEPGDKAELLERAKVPTDGRINTVMAAIRAGATPQEVFDATKIDPWFVDQLFLVKEVADEIAAADKLDPETLAEAKRHGFSDAQIAAIRGLREDVVREVRHALGIRPVYKTVDTCAAEFAARTPYFYSSYDEESEVAPREKPAVIILGSGPNRIGQGIEFDYSCVHASFALSEAGYETVMVNCNPETVSTDYDTSDRLYFEPLTLEDVLEIVHAEQQAGPVAGVIVQLGGQTPLGLAQALKDNGVPIVGTSPEAIDLAEERGAFGRVLTEAGLPAPKYGTAFSFEEAKAIATEIGYPVMVRPSYVLGGRGMEIVYDEPSLAGYLERHAGLIDQHPVLIDRFLDDAIEIDVDALYDGHELYLGGVMEHIEEAGIHSGDSACALPPITLGGFDIKRLRASTEAIAKGVGVRGLINIQFAMAGDILYVLEANPRASRTVPFTSKATAVPLAKAAARISLGATIAELRAEGMLPKTGDGGTLPLDAPISVKEAVMPWSRFRDASGRGVDTVLGPEMRSTGEVMGIDSVFGTAYAKSQAGAYGALPTKGRAFVSVANRDKRSMIFPARELVAHGFELLATSGTAEVLRRNGIKATVVRKQSEGEGPNGEKTIVQLIHDGEVDLIVNTPYGTGGRLDGYDIRTASVARGIPCLTTVQALAAAVQGIEATSRGDVGVRSLQEHARQLTAAREE from the coding sequence GTGCCTAAGCGCACCGATATCCAGTCCGTCCTGGTCATCGGCTCCGGCCCGATCGTCATCGGTCAGGCCGCCGAGTTCGACTACTCCGGCACCCAGGCATGCCGGGTCCTCAAGTCCGAGGGCCTGCGCGTCATCCTGGTCAACTCCAACCCGGCCACGATCATGACCGACCCGGAGATCGCCGACGCCACCTACGTCGAGCCGATCACCCCGGAGTTCGTCGAGAAGATCATCGCCAAGGAGCGCCCGGACGCCCTGCTGCCGACCCTCGGCGGCCAGACCGCGCTCAACACCGCCATCTCGCTCCACGAGGCGGGCACCCTCCAGAAGTACGGCGTCGAGCTGATCGGCGCCAACGTCGAGGCGATCAACAAGGGCGAGGACCGCGACCTGTTCAAGGAGGTCGTCGAGGCCGTCCGCCGCAAGATCGGCCACGGTGAGTCCGCGCGCTCCTACATCTGCCACTCCATGGACGACGTCCTCAAGGGCGTCGAGGAGCTCGGCGGCTACCCGGTCGTCGTCCGCCCGTCCTTCACCATGGGCGGTGCCGGCTCCGGTTTCGCCCACGACGAGGAGGAGCTGCGCCGGATCGCCGGCCAGGGCCTCACGCTCTCCCCGACCACCGAGGTGCTCCTGGAGGAGTCCATCCTCGGCTGGAAGGAGTACGAGCTGGAGCTGATGCGCGACAAGCACGACAACGTCGTGGTCGTCTGCTCCATCGAGAACTTCGACCCGATGGGCGTGCACACCGGCGACTCGATCACCGTCGCGCCCGCGATGACGCTGACCGACCGCGAGTACCAGATCCTGCGCGACATCGGCATCGCGGTGATCCGCGAGGTCGGCGTCGACACCGGCGGCTGCAACATCCAGTTCGCGGTCAACCCCGAGGACGGTCGGGTGATCGTCATCGAGATGAACCCGCGGGTCTCGCGCTCGTCCGCCCTCGCCTCCAAGGCCACTGGCTTCCCGATCGCGAAGATCGCCGCCCGGCTCGCCGTCGGCTACACCCTCGACGAGGTCCCCAACGACATCACCGAGCAGACCCCGGCGTCGTTCGAGCCCACCCTCGACTACGTCGTGGTCAAGGTGCCGCGGTTCGCCTTCGAGAAGTTCCCGGCCGCCGACGCCACCCTCACCACCACCATGAAGTCGGTCGGCGAGGCGATGGCCATCGGCCGCAACTTCACCGAGGCGCTCAACAAGGCACTCCGCTCGATGGAGAAGAAGGGCAGCCAGTTCGCCTTCACCGGCGAGCCCGGCGACAAGGCGGAGCTGCTGGAGCGGGCCAAGGTCCCCACCGACGGCCGGATCAACACCGTCATGGCCGCCATCCGGGCCGGCGCCACCCCGCAGGAGGTCTTCGACGCCACGAAGATCGACCCGTGGTTCGTCGACCAGCTCTTCCTGGTCAAGGAGGTCGCCGACGAGATCGCGGCCGCCGACAAGCTGGACCCGGAGACCCTTGCGGAAGCAAAGCGCCACGGCTTCTCGGACGCCCAGATCGCGGCCATCCGCGGCCTGCGCGAGGACGTCGTCCGCGAGGTGCGGCACGCGCTGGGCATCCGCCCGGTCTACAAGACGGTCGACACCTGCGCCGCCGAGTTCGCCGCGCGGACGCCGTACTTCTACTCCTCCTACGACGAGGAGAGCGAGGTCGCGCCCCGCGAGAAGCCCGCGGTGATCATCCTCGGCTCCGGCCCCAACCGCATCGGCCAGGGCATCGAGTTCGACTACTCCTGCGTTCACGCCTCGTTCGCGCTCAGCGAAGCCGGCTACGAGACCGTCATGGTCAACTGCAACCCGGAGACCGTCTCCACCGACTACGACACCTCCGACCGGCTCTACTTCGAGCCGCTCACCCTGGAGGACGTCCTGGAGATCGTGCACGCCGAGCAGCAGGCCGGCCCGGTCGCGGGCGTCATCGTCCAGCTCGGCGGGCAGACCCCGCTGGGCCTGGCGCAGGCCCTCAAGGACAACGGCGTGCCGATCGTCGGCACCTCGCCCGAGGCCATCGACCTCGCCGAGGAGCGCGGCGCGTTCGGCCGGGTGCTGACCGAGGCCGGGCTGCCGGCTCCCAAGTACGGCACCGCCTTCTCCTTCGAGGAGGCCAAGGCCATCGCCACCGAGATCGGCTACCCGGTCATGGTCCGCCCCTCCTACGTCCTCGGCGGCCGCGGCATGGAGATCGTCTACGACGAGCCCTCGCTGGCCGGGTACCTGGAGCGGCACGCCGGTCTGATCGACCAGCACCCGGTCCTGATCGACCGCTTCCTCGACGACGCCATCGAGATCGACGTGGACGCGCTCTACGACGGCCACGAGCTCTACCTCGGCGGCGTCATGGAGCACATCGAGGAGGCCGGCATCCACTCCGGCGACTCGGCCTGCGCGCTGCCCCCGATCACCCTCGGCGGCTTCGACATCAAGCGGCTGCGGGCCTCGACGGAGGCCATCGCCAAGGGCGTTGGCGTCCGCGGGCTGATCAACATCCAGTTCGCGATGGCCGGGGACATCCTCTACGTCCTGGAGGCCAACCCGCGCGCCTCGCGGACCGTGCCCTTCACCTCGAAGGCCACCGCGGTCCCGCTGGCCAAGGCAGCCGCCCGGATCTCGCTGGGCGCCACCATCGCCGAACTGCGCGCCGAGGGCATGCTGCCCAAGACCGGCGACGGCGGCACCCTGCCGCTGGACGCGCCGATCTCCGTCAAGGAGGCGGTCATGCCCTGGTCGCGGTTCCGGGACGCCTCCGGCCGCGGTGTGGACACCGTCCTCGGCCCGGAGATGCGCTCCACCGGCGAGGTCATGGGCATCGACTCGGTCTTCGGCACCGCGTACGCCAAGTCGCAGGCCGGCGCCTACGGCGCGCTGCCCACCAAGGGCCGGGCCTTCGTCTCCGTCGCCAACCGCGACAAGCGCTCGATGATCTTCCCGGCCCGTGAGCTGGTCGCCCACGGCTTCGAGCTGCTGGCCACCTCCGGCACCGCCGAGGTGCTGCGCCGCAACGGCATCAAGGCCACCGTGGTGCGCAAGCAGTCCGAGGGCGAGGGCCCGAACGGCGAGAAGACCATCGTCCAGCTGATCCACGACGGCGAGGTCGACCTGATCGTCAACACCCCCTACGGGACCGGCGGCCGGCTCGACGGCTACGACATCCGCACCGCCTCCGTGGCCCGCGGCATCCCCTGCCTGACGACGGTCCAGGCACTGGCCGCCGCCGTCCAGGGCATCGAGGCGACCTCCCGCGGCGACGTCGGGGTGCGTTCCCTCCAGGAACACGCCCGGCAACTGACCGCGGCCCGCGAGGAGTAG
- the carA gene encoding glutamine-hydrolyzing carbamoyl-phosphate synthase small subunit, which yields MTTSTKGTGKIPAVLVLEDGRTFRGRAYGAVGETFGEAVFSTGMTGYQETLTDPSYHRQVVVMTAPHVGNTGVNDEDPESARIWVAGYVVRDPARIPSNWRSRRSLDEELRHQGVVGISGVDTRALTRHLRERGAMRVGIFSGNALPDAGTMLAEVRQQPEMKGADLSAEVATKEAYVVPAIGAKKFTVAAIDLGIKGMTPHRMAERGIEVHVLPATATAEDVYAVNPDGVFFSNGPGDPATADHPVAVMREVLSRKTPLFGICFGNQILGRALGFGTYKLKYGHRGINQPVQDRTTGKVEITAHNHGFAVDAPLDKVSDTPYGRAEVSHVCLNDDVVEGLQLLDQPAFSVQYHPEAAAGPHDAAYLFDRFVELMRDNNQHSVSLMEGQRA from the coding sequence ATGACGACCTCCACCAAGGGGACGGGCAAGATCCCCGCCGTACTCGTCCTGGAGGACGGCCGCACCTTCCGCGGCCGCGCCTACGGGGCCGTGGGGGAGACCTTCGGCGAGGCGGTGTTCTCCACCGGCATGACCGGCTACCAGGAGACACTGACCGACCCGTCGTACCACCGCCAGGTCGTCGTCATGACCGCCCCGCACGTCGGCAACACCGGCGTGAACGACGAGGACCCCGAGTCCGCGCGGATCTGGGTGGCCGGCTACGTCGTCCGCGACCCCGCCCGGATCCCGTCCAACTGGCGCTCCCGCCGCTCCCTCGACGAGGAGCTGCGCCACCAGGGCGTCGTCGGCATCAGCGGCGTCGACACCCGCGCGCTCACCCGCCATCTGCGCGAGCGCGGCGCGATGCGGGTCGGCATCTTCTCCGGCAACGCACTGCCCGACGCGGGCACCATGCTCGCCGAGGTGCGCCAGCAGCCCGAGATGAAGGGCGCCGACCTCTCCGCGGAGGTCGCCACCAAGGAGGCGTACGTCGTCCCGGCGATCGGTGCGAAGAAGTTCACCGTGGCCGCGATCGACCTCGGCATCAAGGGCATGACCCCGCACCGGATGGCCGAGCGCGGCATCGAGGTGCACGTCCTGCCGGCCACCGCCACCGCCGAGGACGTCTACGCGGTCAACCCCGACGGCGTGTTCTTCTCCAACGGCCCCGGCGACCCGGCCACCGCCGACCACCCGGTCGCGGTGATGCGCGAGGTGCTCTCCCGCAAGACCCCGCTGTTCGGCATCTGCTTCGGCAACCAGATCCTGGGCCGGGCGCTGGGCTTCGGCACGTACAAGCTCAAGTACGGGCACCGCGGCATCAACCAGCCGGTGCAGGACCGCACGACCGGCAAGGTCGAGATCACCGCGCACAACCACGGTTTCGCGGTGGACGCCCCGCTCGACAAGGTATCCGACACCCCCTACGGCCGCGCCGAGGTCTCCCACGTCTGCCTCAACGACGACGTGGTGGAGGGGCTCCAGCTCCTGGACCAGCCGGCCTTCAGCGTTCAGTACCACCCCGAGGCGGCCGCCGGCCCGCACGACGCCGCGTACCTCTTCGACCGGTTCGTCGAGCTCATGCGAGACAACAATCAGCACAGCGTTTCCCTGATGGAGGGCCAGCGTGCCTAA
- a CDS encoding dihydroorotase yields the protein MSKILIRGAKVLGGAPQDVLITDGTITAVGTDLTVSSAEGAEVVEAAGKILLPGLVDLHTHLREPGREDSETVLTGTRAAAAGGYTAVFAMANTFPVADTAGVVEQVYRLGREHGYCDVQPIGAVTVGLEGRKLAELGAMHESAAGVTVFSDDGKCVDDAVIMRRALEYVKAFGGVVAQHAQEPRLTEGAQMNEGVVSAELGLGGWPAVAEESIIARDVLLAEHVGSRVHICHLSTAGSVEIVRWAKSRGIDVTAEVTPHHLLLTDELVRSYNPVYKVNPPLRTERDVMALREALADGTIDIVATDHAPHPHEDKDCEWAAAAMGMVGLETALSVVQQTMVETGLLDWAGVADRMSAAPARIGRLAGQGRPVSVGEPANLTLVDSAYRGEVDPAGFASRSRNTPYEGRELPGRVTHTFLRGRATVVDGKLA from the coding sequence ATGAGCAAGATCCTTATCCGCGGTGCGAAGGTGCTCGGCGGCGCGCCGCAGGACGTGCTGATCACGGACGGGACGATCACCGCCGTCGGCACCGACCTCACCGTGTCCAGTGCCGAGGGCGCCGAGGTCGTCGAGGCCGCCGGGAAGATCCTGCTGCCGGGCCTGGTCGACCTGCACACCCATCTGCGCGAGCCCGGGCGGGAGGACTCCGAGACCGTCCTGACCGGCACCCGGGCCGCGGCCGCCGGCGGCTACACCGCGGTGTTCGCCATGGCCAACACCTTCCCGGTCGCCGACACCGCCGGCGTCGTCGAGCAGGTCTACCGGCTGGGCCGGGAGCACGGCTACTGCGACGTGCAGCCCATCGGCGCCGTCACCGTCGGCCTGGAGGGCAGGAAGCTCGCCGAGCTCGGCGCGATGCACGAGTCCGCGGCCGGCGTCACGGTCTTCTCCGACGACGGCAAGTGCGTCGACGACGCGGTGATCATGCGGCGGGCCCTGGAGTACGTGAAGGCGTTCGGCGGGGTCGTCGCCCAGCACGCCCAGGAGCCGCGGCTGACCGAGGGCGCCCAGATGAACGAGGGCGTCGTCTCGGCCGAACTGGGGTTGGGCGGCTGGCCGGCCGTCGCCGAGGAGTCGATCATCGCCCGGGACGTGCTGCTCGCCGAGCACGTGGGCTCCCGGGTCCACATCTGCCACCTGTCGACCGCCGGCAGCGTCGAGATCGTCCGCTGGGCCAAGTCCCGCGGCATCGACGTCACCGCCGAGGTCACCCCGCACCACCTGCTCCTCACCGACGAGCTGGTGCGCAGCTACAACCCGGTCTACAAGGTCAACCCGCCGCTGCGCACCGAGCGGGACGTGATGGCGCTGCGCGAGGCGCTCGCCGACGGCACGATCGACATCGTCGCCACCGACCACGCCCCGCACCCGCACGAGGACAAGGACTGCGAGTGGGCCGCGGCCGCCATGGGCATGGTGGGCCTGGAGACCGCCCTGTCGGTCGTCCAGCAGACCATGGTCGAGACCGGACTGCTGGACTGGGCCGGCGTCGCCGACCGGATGTCCGCCGCGCCGGCGCGGATCGGTCGGCTGGCGGGCCAGGGACGCCCCGTCTCGGTCGGCGAGCCCGCCAACCTCACCCTGGTCGATTCCGCTTACCGTGGAGAGGTGGACCCCGCGGGCTTCGCCTCCCGCAGCCGCAACACCCCCTACGAGGGCCGTGAGCTGCCGGGACGCGTCACCCACACCTTCCTGCGGGGCCGCGCAACGGTCGTCGACGGGAAGCTCGCGTGA
- a CDS encoding aspartate carbamoyltransferase catalytic subunit, giving the protein MKRHLISAADLTRDDAVLILDTAEEMARVADRPIKKLPALRGRTVCNLFFEDSTRTRISFEAAEKRLSADVINFAAKGSSVSKGESLKDTAQTLEAMGVDAVVIRHGASGAPYRLATSGWIDAPVINAGDGTHQHPTQALLDAFTMRRRLIGPDAGLGKDLTGRRITLVGDVLHSRVARSNVDLLHTLGAEVTLVAPPTLVPVGVETWPCEVSYDLDRVLPKSDAVMMLRVQRERMNAAFFPTEREYSRRYGLDADRMARMPDHALVMHPGPMVRGMEITAEVADSDRCTVVEQVANGVSVRMAVLYLLLGGNEPAVTHPRTEEK; this is encoded by the coding sequence ATGAAGCGTCACCTCATCTCGGCCGCCGATCTCACGCGGGACGACGCCGTGCTGATCCTCGACACCGCCGAGGAAATGGCCCGGGTCGCCGACCGGCCGATCAAGAAACTGCCCGCCCTGCGCGGCCGTACCGTCTGCAACCTCTTCTTCGAGGACTCCACCCGCACCCGGATCTCCTTCGAGGCGGCCGAGAAGCGGCTCTCCGCCGACGTCATCAACTTCGCCGCCAAGGGCTCCAGCGTCTCCAAGGGCGAGTCCCTGAAGGACACCGCCCAGACCCTGGAGGCGATGGGCGTCGACGCCGTCGTCATCCGGCACGGCGCCTCCGGCGCCCCCTACCGCCTCGCCACGTCCGGCTGGATCGACGCCCCCGTCATCAACGCCGGCGACGGCACCCACCAGCACCCCACCCAGGCGCTGCTCGACGCCTTCACCATGCGGCGCCGGCTGATCGGCCCGGACGCAGGGCTCGGCAAGGACCTCACCGGGAGGCGCATCACGCTCGTCGGGGACGTCCTGCACAGCCGCGTCGCCCGCTCCAACGTCGATCTGCTGCACACCCTCGGCGCCGAGGTCACCCTCGTCGCGCCGCCCACCCTCGTACCGGTCGGCGTCGAGACCTGGCCGTGCGAGGTCTCCTACGACCTCGACCGGGTGCTGCCCAAGTCCGACGCCGTGATGATGCTGCGGGTCCAGCGCGAGCGGATGAACGCCGCGTTCTTCCCCACCGAGCGCGAGTACTCGCGCCGCTACGGCCTGGACGCCGACCGGATGGCGCGGATGCCCGACCACGCCCTCGTCATGCACCCCGGCCCGATGGTCCGCGGCATGGAGATCACCGCCGAGGTCGCCGACTCCGACCGCTGCACGGTCGTCGAACAGGTCGCCAACGGCGTCTCCGTCCGCATGGCCGTCCTCTACCTGCTGCTCGGCGGCAACGAGCCCGCCGTCACCCACCCCCGTACCGAGGAGAAGTAA
- the pyrR gene encoding bifunctional pyr operon transcriptional regulator/uracil phosphoribosyltransferase PyrR, with amino-acid sequence MDATHSDPRTHASARPVLEGPDIARMLTRIAHEIVERAKGADDVVLLGIPTRGVFLARRLAAKLEEITGRAIPVGSLDITMYRDDLRLGPARTLGRTEIPTDGIEGRLVLLVDDVLFSGRTIRAALDALGDIGRPRAVQLAVLVDRGHRELPIRADYVGKNLPTSLREAVKVQLTEEDGRDAVLLGLRPAPSRPGPDADVPAVERTAPADGR; translated from the coding sequence ATGGACGCGACGCATTCCGACCCGAGAACGCACGCTTCCGCCCGGCCGGTGCTCGAAGGCCCGGACATCGCGCGGATGCTGACCCGTATCGCCCACGAAATCGTCGAGCGCGCCAAGGGCGCGGACGACGTGGTGCTCCTGGGAATCCCCACCCGCGGCGTCTTTCTCGCCCGGCGGCTGGCCGCCAAGCTCGAGGAGATCACCGGCCGCGCCATTCCGGTCGGCTCGCTCGACATCACGATGTACCGCGACGATCTGCGGCTGGGCCCGGCCCGCACGCTGGGCCGCACGGAGATCCCCACCGACGGCATCGAGGGCCGCCTCGTCCTCCTCGTCGACGACGTGCTCTTCTCCGGACGGACGATCCGTGCCGCCCTGGACGCGCTGGGCGACATCGGGCGCCCGCGCGCCGTGCAGCTGGCCGTCCTGGTCGACCGGGGTCACCGCGAGCTGCCGATCCGCGCCGACTACGTGGGCAAGAACCTCCCCACCTCGCTGCGGGAGGCGGTCAAGGTCCAGCTCACCGAGGAGGACGGCCGCGACGCCGTGCTGCTCGGCCTGCGCCCGGCCCCGTCCCGACCCGGTCCCGACGCCGACGTCCCGGCGGTCGAGCGGACCGCCCCGGCCGACGGGCGCTAG
- the bldD gene encoding transcriptional regulator BldD has translation MSSEYAKQLGAKLRAIRTQQGLSLHGVEEKSQGRWKAVVVGSYERGDRAVTVQRLAELADFYGVPVQELLPGTTPGGAAEPPPKLVLDLERLAHVPQEKAGPLQRYAATIQSQRGDYNGKVLSIRQDDLRTLAVIYDQSPSVLTEQLISWGVLDADARRAVQHEEI, from the coding sequence ATGTCCAGCGAATACGCCAAACAGCTCGGGGCCAAGCTCCGCGCCATCCGTACCCAGCAGGGCCTCTCTCTCCATGGCGTCGAGGAGAAGTCCCAGGGCCGCTGGAAGGCCGTGGTGGTGGGGTCCTACGAGCGCGGTGACCGTGCCGTGACCGTCCAGCGCCTCGCCGAGCTGGCCGACTTCTACGGCGTGCCGGTGCAGGAGCTGCTGCCGGGCACCACGCCGGGCGGCGCCGCCGAGCCGCCGCCGAAGCTGGTGCTGGACCTGGAGCGTCTGGCCCACGTCCCGCAGGAGAAGGCCGGCCCGCTCCAGCGCTACGCCGCCACCATCCAGAGCCAGCGCGGGGACTACAACGGCAAGGTCCTCTCGATCCGCCAGGACGACCTGCGCACCCTCGCGGTGATCTACGACCAGTCGCCCTCGGTGCTCACCGAGCAGCTGATCAGCTGGGGCGTGCTGGACGCGGACGCCCGCCGGGCCGTGCAGCACGAGGAGATCTGA
- the nusB gene encoding transcription antitermination factor NusB, with the protein MAARTKARKRAFQILFEADQRGADVQSVLADWMRHARTDTRQPPVHEYTLELVEGYAEHIARIDELISTYSVDWDLDRMPAADRSILRLGAYELLWVDGTPDAVAIDEAVQLAKEFSTDDSPSFVNGLLARLKELKPGLRREETR; encoded by the coding sequence GTGGCTGCCCGCACCAAGGCCCGTAAGCGCGCCTTCCAGATCCTCTTCGAGGCCGACCAGCGCGGTGCCGACGTGCAGTCCGTGCTGGCGGACTGGATGCGCCACGCCCGGACCGACACCCGTCAACCGCCGGTCCACGAGTACACCCTGGAACTGGTCGAGGGGTACGCGGAGCACATCGCCCGCATCGACGAGCTGATCTCCACCTACTCCGTCGACTGGGACCTGGACCGGATGCCGGCGGCCGACCGCTCCATCCTGCGGCTCGGGGCCTACGAGCTGCTGTGGGTCGACGGGACGCCGGACGCGGTGGCGATCGACGAGGCCGTGCAGCTGGCCAAGGAGTTCTCCACGGACGACTCGCCGTCGTTCGTCAACGGCCTGCTGGCCCGGCTCAAGGAGCTCAAGCCGGGACTGCGCCGGGAGGAGACGCGCTGA
- the efp gene encoding elongation factor P, with amino-acid sequence MASTNDLKNGMVLKLEGGQLWSVVEFQHVKPGKGPAFVRTKLKHVLSGKVVDKTFNAGTKVETATVDKRGMQFSYMDGDYFVFMDMDTYDQLHVDRKTVGDAANFLLEGFEAVVAQNEGQVLYVELPAAVELVISETEPGVQGDRSTGGTKPATLETGYEIQVPLFITTGEKIKVDTRTGDYLGRVNS; translated from the coding sequence GTGGCTTCCACGAACGACCTCAAGAACGGCATGGTGCTCAAGCTCGAAGGCGGCCAGCTCTGGTCCGTCGTCGAGTTCCAGCACGTCAAGCCCGGTAAGGGCCCGGCCTTCGTCCGTACCAAGCTCAAGCACGTGCTCTCCGGCAAGGTGGTGGACAAGACCTTCAACGCCGGCACCAAGGTCGAGACGGCGACCGTCGACAAGCGGGGCATGCAGTTCTCGTACATGGACGGCGACTACTTCGTCTTCATGGACATGGACACCTACGACCAGCTGCACGTCGACCGCAAGACCGTCGGCGACGCCGCCAACTTCCTGCTCGAGGGCTTCGAGGCCGTCGTCGCGCAGAACGAGGGCCAGGTCCTCTACGTCGAGCTGCCGGCCGCCGTCGAGCTGGTCATCTCGGAGACCGAGCCGGGCGTCCAGGGCGACCGCTCCACCGGCGGCACCAAGCCGGCCACGCTGGAGACCGGCTACGAGATCCAGGTCCCGCTCTTCATCACCACCGGTGAGAAGATCAAGGTCGACACCCGCACCGGCGACTACCTCGGCCGGGTGAACAGCTAA
- a CDS encoding aminopeptidase P family protein produces MSELYAARRAQLRDRCAATGSTAALISRPANVRYLTGCTPPGATLLLGAGSPGDDILVCGCPPTGDPTEGRPSDDVRISVLPARGGDAAVAAAGLAARSGAEVLAVEEHHLTVSRHRALSQAAPGMRLADLACAVETQRLVKDDDEIACLRIAAEISDQALGELLESILVGRTERHLALELERRLVDHGADGPAFPTSVATGPNSGRAGHLPTDRRVEEGDFLTVGLGANYRGYRCEIGRTFVIGTTPADWQIELYDLVFAAQKAGREALAPGVECHEVDRVTRQILETAGHGDGLGPWTGHGVGLEIDEDPQLSPGAMGKLDACVPVTVEPGVHIPGRGGVRIDDTLVVRPEADGGPELLTITTKELLAL; encoded by the coding sequence ATGTCCGAGTTGTACGCGGCCCGACGCGCGCAGCTGCGCGACCGCTGCGCCGCAACCGGAAGTACCGCCGCCCTGATCTCGCGCCCGGCCAACGTCCGTTATCTCACCGGCTGCACCCCACCCGGCGCGACCCTGCTGCTGGGCGCCGGCAGCCCCGGGGACGACATCCTGGTCTGCGGCTGCCCGCCGACCGGTGACCCCACCGAGGGGCGGCCCTCCGACGACGTGCGGATCTCGGTGCTGCCCGCCCGCGGTGGCGACGCCGCGGTGGCCGCCGCCGGGCTGGCCGCCAGGTCGGGCGCGGAGGTCCTGGCGGTGGAGGAGCACCACCTCACGGTCAGCCGGCACCGGGCGCTCTCCCAGGCGGCCCCCGGAATGCGGCTCGCCGACCTGGCCTGCGCCGTCGAGACGCAGCGGCTGGTGAAGGACGACGACGAGATCGCCTGCCTGCGGATCGCCGCCGAGATCAGCGACCAGGCGCTGGGCGAACTCCTGGAGTCGATCCTGGTCGGCCGCACCGAACGGCATCTCGCGCTCGAACTGGAGCGCCGCCTGGTCGACCACGGCGCGGACGGCCCGGCCTTCCCCACCTCCGTCGCCACCGGCCCGAACTCCGGACGCGCCGGGCACCTGCCCACCGACCGCCGGGTCGAGGAGGGCGACTTCCTGACCGTCGGGCTGGGCGCGAACTACCGCGGCTACCGCTGCGAGATCGGCCGCACCTTCGTCATCGGCACCACTCCGGCGGACTGGCAGATCGAGCTGTACGACCTGGTCTTCGCAGCCCAGAAGGCCGGCCGGGAGGCGCTGGCACCGGGCGTGGAGTGCCACGAGGTGGACCGGGTGACCCGCCAGATCCTGGAGACGGCGGGGCACGGAGACGGCCTCGGGCCGTGGACCGGGCACGGTGTCGGACTGGAAATCGACGAGGACCCTCAGTTGTCACCCGGCGCCATGGGTAAACTGGACGCTTGCGTGCCGGTCACCGTCGAGCCAGGGGTCCACATCCCGGGCCGAGGGGGTGTCCGGATCGACGACACCCTCGTCGTCCGCCCCGAGGCGGACGGCGGACCCGAGCTACTCACGATCACGACCAAGGAGCTGCTCGCCCTGTGA